A region of Leclercia adecarboxylata DNA encodes the following proteins:
- a CDS encoding type II toxin-antitoxin system HipA family toxin: MPDRVEVWYEGWGERWLWGTLATTTALTRRPLIFFEYSQQALEKGFELSAHTLALKGEKLRRNFPEHQLGLPGPVYDSLPDGWGMLLMDRLFRQRGLNAARIGPLERLTWIGSNAMGAMSFVPVQDELAVPQSDIPLTQLADEVREVLEGEGGAFLHRLLQMGGSPQGARPKALLYRDAATMRFTTVPVKDYEPWLIKFPARGEHAEVCAIEKVYAHCLRECGIDTPQTEYFDLPGGHAAFASKRFDRESGMRVPMQSLAAFTGADYRVPGSLDYATFLRATQVCTNDVREKARAFARIVFNVIFNNRDDHPKNFAYLMSADGTWTLAPAFDVTWNEGPGGYHQMDIMGEALSIQKQHLIWLGTQEAELSETQVRELISRIADVGSRFSAYAEALLPGKITPATRRAIQTQIDANINPLR, translated from the coding sequence ATGCCTGATCGTGTCGAAGTCTGGTACGAGGGTTGGGGAGAGCGCTGGCTGTGGGGAACGCTGGCTACCACCACAGCACTAACCCGCCGTCCGTTGATCTTCTTTGAATACAGCCAGCAGGCGCTTGAGAAAGGGTTTGAACTATCAGCACATACTCTTGCGCTGAAGGGTGAAAAACTGCGGCGAAATTTTCCTGAGCATCAGTTAGGTCTGCCTGGGCCAGTATATGATTCCCTGCCAGATGGTTGGGGGATGCTGCTGATGGATCGCCTCTTCAGGCAGCGCGGACTGAATGCGGCGCGCATTGGTCCACTGGAAAGGCTCACCTGGATTGGCAGCAATGCCATGGGAGCAATGTCCTTTGTTCCTGTTCAGGATGAACTTGCGGTGCCCCAAAGTGATATCCCGTTGACTCAACTTGCAGACGAGGTAAGGGAGGTACTGGAGGGCGAAGGCGGGGCATTTTTACATCGACTGCTACAAATGGGTGGTTCGCCACAGGGCGCGAGACCTAAAGCGTTACTGTATCGTGACGCTGCCACAATGCGATTCACCACGGTTCCTGTGAAAGACTATGAACCCTGGCTCATCAAGTTTCCCGCCAGAGGCGAACATGCCGAGGTGTGCGCTATCGAGAAGGTATATGCCCACTGCCTGCGGGAGTGCGGCATTGATACACCGCAAACGGAATATTTTGATCTGCCGGGTGGTCATGCGGCTTTTGCCAGCAAACGTTTTGACCGCGAATCAGGCATGCGCGTGCCAATGCAAAGCCTGGCGGCATTTACCGGGGCAGATTATCGCGTTCCCGGCTCCCTGGACTATGCCACCTTTTTGCGGGCAACGCAGGTTTGTACTAACGATGTACGCGAAAAGGCGCGCGCCTTTGCCCGCATTGTGTTTAACGTCATTTTCAATAACCGGGACGATCACCCGAAAAACTTTGCTTATCTGATGTCGGCTGACGGCACATGGACGCTGGCACCGGCGTTTGATGTTACGTGGAATGAAGGTCCGGGGGGATATCATCAGATGGACATAATGGGAGAGGCGCTGAGTATTCAGAAACAGCATTTGATATGGCTGGGCACGCAGGAAGCAGAGCTTAGCGAAACGCAGGTCAGGGAACTCATTTCCCGCATAGCCGATGTCGGCAGTAGATTTTCTGCTTATGCCGAAGCGCTACTCCCGGGAAAAATTACCCCGGCTACCCGTCGCGCAATCCAAACACAAATTGATGCCAATATAAACCCGCTCCGTTAA
- a CDS encoding helix-turn-helix domain-containing protein — protein MDLNFRKPEEIVKSLSERLRQERIRRQFTQAELAQRAGVGVNTVSNLEAGRNVGFEVVVRVAMVLGLGHELENLFMPKLESLDDLRRFEVSASRQRIRKRSHNA, from the coding sequence ATGGATTTAAACTTCAGGAAGCCCGAGGAGATCGTTAAGTCGCTGAGCGAGCGGTTACGGCAGGAGCGTATAAGACGCCAGTTCACCCAGGCTGAGCTGGCGCAACGGGCTGGCGTAGGGGTCAATACGGTGTCAAATCTGGAGGCCGGGCGTAACGTCGGCTTTGAGGTCGTGGTGCGCGTGGCCATGGTGCTGGGTCTTGGCCATGAGCTGGAAAACCTGTTTATGCCGAAACTGGAGAGTCTGGACGATCTTCGCCGCTTCGAAGTCAGCGCTTCGCGACAGCGAATAAGAAAAAGGAGTCATAATGCCTGA
- a CDS encoding helix-turn-helix domain-containing protein has translation MNFQDIHIYYQQLNFDSLLSQIIAEGEPVTVPANKNLAFDAGFIYFCTEGSLSILMPENGLNIGNTIELMPIGLMERYCPLAKFDYRSSARVQLVKISWEDFDRLFLNGDPERAQALATILTFMSIFTIDLHNERRQVSSYQTIKPMLYRYLYRQNTHKGENEGLALFIIKRTNLSRTHVFRVLADLKAGGYITMKRGKLISIDRPLPEAW, from the coding sequence GTGAATTTTCAGGATATCCACATTTATTATCAGCAACTTAATTTTGACAGCCTGTTATCGCAAATAATTGCCGAAGGGGAACCGGTGACCGTTCCAGCAAATAAAAACTTAGCTTTTGATGCTGGGTTTATCTATTTTTGCACCGAGGGTTCGCTGTCAATATTAATGCCTGAGAATGGCCTGAATATTGGCAATACTATCGAGCTGATGCCAATAGGTCTGATGGAAAGATATTGTCCTCTGGCGAAGTTTGATTATCGCAGCAGCGCAAGGGTACAGCTGGTAAAAATATCCTGGGAAGATTTCGACCGTCTGTTTTTAAACGGCGACCCCGAGCGCGCACAGGCATTAGCGACCATTCTGACCTTTATGTCGATCTTCACTATCGATCTGCATAATGAACGCCGTCAGGTGAGCAGCTACCAGACCATCAAACCAATGCTGTATCGCTATCTCTATCGGCAGAATACCCATAAAGGAGAGAACGAAGGGCTGGCGCTGTTTATTATCAAACGGACGAATTTGTCACGTACGCATGTTTTTCGTGTGCTCGCAGATCTGAAAGCCGGAGGCTATATCACGATGAAGCGTGGAAAACTGATTTCTATCGACCGGCCGCTGCCAGAAGCCTGGTGA
- a CDS encoding NUDIX domain-containing protein has protein sequence MQSIRAEVRILDSKILSDDWYTLKKYTFDLRRRNGEWQRQNREAYDRGNGATILLYNREKRTVILTRQFRFPVYINGHDGYLIESAAGLLDNMSPEKRIKAEAEEETGYQIDQVEKVFEAFMSPGSVTEKLYFYIAEYRPDDRTGAGGGIEAEGEDIEVLEWPIEQALQAIDDGIIVDGKTIMLLYHVALKKIV, from the coding sequence GTGCAATCAATACGTGCAGAAGTACGCATTCTCGACAGCAAAATCTTGTCGGATGACTGGTACACACTCAAAAAATACACCTTCGATTTGCGTCGCCGCAACGGGGAGTGGCAGCGCCAGAACCGCGAAGCCTACGACCGGGGCAACGGCGCAACCATCCTGCTCTATAACCGCGAAAAACGAACGGTGATCCTCACCCGTCAGTTCCGTTTTCCGGTCTATATCAACGGGCACGACGGCTATCTGATCGAATCCGCCGCAGGCCTGCTCGATAACATGTCGCCGGAAAAGCGCATCAAAGCCGAGGCGGAAGAAGAGACCGGGTATCAGATTGACCAGGTGGAAAAGGTGTTCGAAGCCTTTATGAGTCCCGGCTCCGTCACCGAGAAACTCTACTTTTACATCGCGGAATATCGCCCTGACGATCGTACCGGCGCAGGCGGCGGCATCGAAGCCGAAGGCGAAGACATCGAGGTGCTGGAGTGGCCGATTGAGCAGGCCTTACAGGCCATTGATGACGGCATTATCGTCGATGGCAAAACCATCATGCTGCTCTACCACGTCGCCCTGAAGAAGATCGTCTGA
- a CDS encoding DUF6691 family protein — translation MLMVMAFLCGLIFGVGLLISGMANPEKVLNFLDLSHPWDPSLAFVMIGAIAVGIVGFALVKRRKMAFCGVPIVLPTNTTIDRALVVGAILFGLGWGLAGICPGPALVLTGTGAGKGILFVLSMLTGMVLVSRFRSS, via the coding sequence ATGTTGATGGTGATGGCGTTTCTGTGCGGTCTTATTTTTGGCGTGGGTCTGCTGATAAGCGGTATGGCGAATCCGGAGAAAGTGCTTAACTTTCTCGATCTCTCTCATCCCTGGGATCCCTCGCTGGCGTTTGTGATGATCGGGGCGATTGCCGTGGGGATCGTCGGTTTTGCCCTGGTCAAACGCAGAAAAATGGCGTTTTGCGGGGTGCCCATTGTCCTGCCGACGAATACGACCATAGACAGGGCGCTGGTGGTCGGGGCCATCCTGTTTGGTCTCGGCTGGGGGCTGGCGGGGATCTGTCCCGGCCCGGCTCTGGTATTAACCGGGACGGGCGCCGGGAAAGGGATACTCTTTGTGCTGTCGATGCTCACCGGCATGGTGCTGGTTAGCCGGTTTCGTTCATCCTGA
- a CDS encoding YeeE/YedE family protein: MIAIDLSHFTPLSSLGGGLLIGLAAILLIHFCGRIAGISGILSGLLSKPEGWRIAFLAGLIGSPLLYSLFFTLPEINVQTSWPMIIVAGLLVGVGTRLGSGCTSGHGVCGLSRFSKRSLVATLTFMVTGIVTATVVGFWLG, encoded by the coding sequence ATGATAGCGATTGATCTCTCTCACTTCACACCGCTCAGCAGTCTCGGCGGCGGATTGTTAATCGGCCTTGCCGCTATTCTGCTGATCCATTTTTGCGGACGCATCGCCGGTATCAGCGGCATTCTCTCGGGGTTGTTATCGAAGCCAGAAGGGTGGCGCATTGCCTTTTTAGCCGGTCTTATCGGTTCGCCTCTGCTGTATAGCCTTTTCTTTACCTTACCCGAGATAAACGTGCAGACCTCCTGGCCGATGATTATCGTCGCCGGCTTGCTGGTGGGGGTGGGAACGCGTCTGGGGTCCGGGTGTACGAGCGGACATGGCGTCTGTGGGCTATCGCGTTTTTCTAAGCGATCTCTGGTGGCGACGCTGACCTTTATGGTGACGGGGATTGTTACTGCCACTGTCGTGGGTTTCTGGCTGGGTTAA
- the grxB gene encoding glutaredoxin 2 — protein sequence MKLYVYEHCPFCIRARMIFGLKKVPHELNVIMEGDAETPTRMVGRKVVPILQKEEGVYMPESMDIVHYVDQLDGAPVIKGECDPLIDAWCKDNTRTVFNLAIPRFTRADFKELSTPAAREAYTQREIKAFGDLEALMANSQTYIDTLVDELGKIEAYLRARNAIGITDFYLFPVLNSLTIVKDFPYPDALSGYLEHVATSCHVPLFTDKAL from the coding sequence ATGAAACTCTATGTATATGAGCATTGCCCGTTCTGTATCCGCGCAAGAATGATCTTTGGCCTGAAAAAGGTGCCTCATGAATTAAACGTGATTATGGAAGGGGACGCCGAAACGCCAACCCGCATGGTCGGCAGAAAGGTCGTGCCAATCCTGCAAAAAGAGGAGGGCGTTTACATGCCGGAAAGCATGGATATCGTCCATTACGTCGACCAGCTTGATGGTGCGCCGGTTATTAAAGGTGAATGCGATCCGCTGATTGACGCCTGGTGTAAGGACAATACGCGTACCGTATTCAATCTGGCGATCCCGCGTTTTACCCGGGCTGATTTCAAGGAGCTGTCCACCCCCGCCGCGCGTGAGGCCTATACCCAACGTGAGATTAAGGCATTTGGCGATCTCGAGGCGTTAATGGCCAACAGTCAGACGTATATCGACACGCTGGTGGATGAGCTGGGTAAAATCGAGGCGTATTTACGCGCCCGAAACGCGATCGGCATTACCGATTTTTATCTTTTCCCGGTGCTGAACTCGCTGACCATTGTGAAGGACTTCCCGTATCCGGACGCCCTGAGCGGCTATCTGGAGCACGTTGCTACGTCCTGTCATGTCCCGCTGTTTACGGATAAAGCTCTGTAG
- a CDS encoding DeoR/GlpR family DNA-binding transcription regulator, which translates to MLTRQRKQLILEKLSTEGQVLSKILSLEFQVSEDTIRRDLRELAADGRLQRVHGGALPASKAVSSFAERSHLGIDAKKRVAQKGVELISPGQIVMIDGGTTTTELVRCLPADLSFTAVTHSPGIALALVEHPRVEVILIGGRLFRHSVVTVGAAAIEGIERIHADLFFMGVTGIHPEAGLTTGDYEEACIKRAFSGRAAETVVLASPEKINTASPFLIGDLSLINTVVVEDDTDSRWVEAVVGLGVSVVKA; encoded by the coding sequence ATGCTCACCCGACAACGCAAACAGCTGATCCTTGAAAAACTGAGTACCGAAGGGCAGGTGCTGTCCAAAATCCTTAGCCTTGAATTCCAGGTGTCGGAAGATACCATTCGCCGGGATTTGCGCGAGCTAGCGGCCGACGGGCGTTTACAGCGGGTACACGGCGGCGCGTTGCCGGCGTCGAAGGCGGTGTCCAGCTTTGCCGAGCGCAGCCATCTCGGGATCGATGCCAAAAAGCGGGTGGCGCAGAAGGGGGTTGAACTTATCTCCCCCGGCCAGATCGTGATGATTGATGGCGGGACCACCACCACGGAGCTGGTTCGCTGCCTGCCTGCGGACCTCTCTTTCACGGCCGTTACCCACAGTCCGGGCATCGCCCTGGCGCTGGTGGAGCATCCCCGGGTTGAGGTGATCCTCATCGGCGGACGCCTGTTCCGCCACTCTGTCGTCACGGTGGGCGCCGCCGCGATTGAGGGTATAGAGCGTATCCATGCCGATCTGTTTTTCATGGGCGTGACAGGTATTCACCCGGAAGCGGGACTGACCACCGGGGATTACGAAGAAGCGTGCATCAAACGTGCATTTTCCGGCAGAGCGGCCGAAACGGTGGTGCTGGCGTCGCCGGAGAAGATTAATACCGCTTCGCCATTCCTGATCGGCGACCTTTCGCTGATTAATACCGTGGTCGTTGAAGATGATACCGACAGCCGCTGGGTGGAGGCGGTGGTTGGGCTGGGGGTGTCGGTTGTTAAAGCGTGA
- the tam gene encoding trans-aconitate 2-methyltransferase: MTDWNPGLYLQYGAERTRPALELLSRITMDDVTDVVDLGCGPGNSTALLQQRWPAAQITGVDTSPAMLAEARAALPGCRFVEADIRHYRPEHALSVIYANASLQWVDDHYALLPHLVSLLKLHGVLAIQMPDNDLEPTHVLMREVAFEQDYPDRGRASLAGVHAYYDILTEAGCEVDIWRTTYFHQMSSHQAIVDWVSATGLRPWLQDLNEAEQKRYLHRYHQLLVEQYPLQENGQILLAFPRLFIIARREP, translated from the coding sequence ATGACCGACTGGAACCCTGGCCTGTATCTGCAATACGGCGCGGAACGCACCCGCCCCGCCTTAGAATTACTGTCCCGAATTACGATGGATGACGTTACCGACGTGGTTGATCTCGGCTGTGGGCCGGGCAACAGCACGGCGCTGTTGCAGCAGCGGTGGCCTGCGGCGCAGATAACCGGGGTGGATACCTCACCCGCCATGCTGGCAGAGGCCAGGGCCGCGCTGCCGGGCTGTCGCTTTGTTGAGGCGGATATTCGCCACTACCGCCCCGAGCATGCCCTGAGCGTGATCTACGCCAATGCCTCGCTGCAGTGGGTAGATGATCACTACGCGCTGCTGCCGCATCTGGTCTCACTGTTGAAGCTGCACGGCGTGCTGGCCATTCAGATGCCGGATAACGATCTTGAGCCGACCCATGTCTTAATGCGCGAAGTGGCGTTTGAACAGGATTACCCTGATCGCGGGCGCGCATCCCTGGCGGGCGTCCATGCCTATTACGATATCCTGACCGAAGCGGGCTGCGAGGTGGATATCTGGCGCACCACTTACTTTCACCAGATGAGCTCCCACCAGGCGATCGTTGACTGGGTGAGCGCCACCGGGCTGCGCCCGTGGCTTCAGGATCTGAATGAGGCCGAGCAAAAACGCTATCTGCATCGCTATCACCAATTGCTGGTGGAGCAGTATCCGCTGCAGGAAAACGGGCAGATACTGCTGGCCTTTCCACGGCTGTTTATTATTGCCAGACGCGAGCCGTAA
- a CDS encoding C40 family peptidase codes for MKTLIKALIIICLPVKFACAFEFVPATGHHHTPLKTEHIAYSGSVPDNVKNKLATAYVAWRGTHYRWGGDSHSGIDCSAFTRRVMMSAWHLQLPRTALEQSRTGRHVSTRELQPGDLVFFITKPGVHHVGVYLGDDRFMHASVSQGVAISHLSDPYWQTRYMTARRIGTSQNHYA; via the coding sequence ATGAAGACGTTAATTAAAGCCCTGATTATAATCTGTTTACCAGTAAAATTTGCCTGTGCCTTCGAATTTGTGCCCGCCACCGGCCACCATCATACGCCGCTGAAGACAGAACACATTGCCTACTCCGGCTCTGTACCTGATAACGTCAAAAATAAACTGGCAACGGCGTATGTGGCGTGGAGAGGAACCCATTACCGCTGGGGTGGTGACAGCCATAGCGGTATTGACTGCTCTGCCTTTACCCGACGCGTCATGATGTCTGCCTGGCACCTGCAGCTACCAAGAACCGCTCTCGAGCAGAGCCGGACGGGACGTCATGTATCCACCCGTGAACTACAGCCGGGCGACCTGGTGTTCTTTATCACTAAGCCGGGCGTTCATCATGTCGGGGTTTATCTTGGGGACGATCGCTTTATGCACGCCTCGGTAAGTCAGGGTGTGGCGATCTCACATCTTTCCGACCCTTACTGGCAGACGCGATATATGACCGCCAGACGGATCGGCACATCTCAGAATCACTATGCGTGA
- a CDS encoding ATP-binding protein codes for MRLWPRSLHYRLLLIVLLGLLLANGLSLTLVLAERMSSARHVMLGNLEDDVSTSVAILDRLPVNERAQWLPRLERGNYRYILGPGEPGAPPADARSRDAVRTLTETLATHYPLRFTAVPGPVSHIQAHLTLSDGSPLTLDLTPRMPPVARWLPVVFVIQLLLVVICAWLAVRQVVRPFTHFTRAVDTLEPASPHPQTLTEQGPLEVRQAARAFNAMQERIQTSLKERAQILAAISHDLQTPITRMRLRVEMADQPDLRDKLTQDLDSMTRLVREGIDYARSSGVAPEPVRNVDLYNFIDTLVCDYADTGKNVQFTAARSNVPFATRPQALHRILTNLLDNALKFGDKADVTLTMRDDRVQIAVEDNGPGIPEHELAAVLQPFYRVESSRNRETGGTGLGLAIAVQLAGQLNGELQLVNRPEGGLSARITLPSA; via the coding sequence ATGAGGCTCTGGCCGCGTTCCCTCCATTACCGTCTGCTGCTGATCGTCCTGCTGGGATTGTTGCTCGCCAACGGCCTGAGCCTGACGCTGGTGCTGGCCGAGCGGATGAGCAGCGCCCGGCACGTGATGCTGGGGAATCTGGAGGATGATGTCTCCACCAGCGTGGCGATCCTCGACCGGCTGCCGGTAAACGAGCGGGCGCAGTGGCTCCCGCGCCTCGAACGCGGAAACTATCGCTATATTCTTGGGCCGGGCGAGCCGGGTGCGCCACCCGCAGACGCCCGTTCCCGGGATGCGGTGCGAACCCTGACTGAAACTCTGGCGACGCACTATCCGCTGCGCTTCACGGCGGTGCCGGGGCCGGTCTCGCATATCCAGGCCCACCTGACGCTGAGCGACGGCTCGCCGTTGACGCTGGATCTCACCCCACGCATGCCGCCGGTCGCCCGCTGGCTGCCAGTGGTTTTTGTGATCCAGCTTTTGTTGGTGGTGATCTGCGCCTGGCTGGCGGTGCGTCAGGTGGTGCGGCCGTTTACCCATTTTACCCGGGCGGTGGATACCCTTGAACCCGCCAGCCCCCATCCGCAGACTCTCACCGAGCAAGGTCCGCTGGAGGTGCGCCAGGCTGCGCGGGCGTTTAATGCCATGCAGGAGCGCATCCAGACGTCGTTAAAGGAGAGGGCGCAAATCCTGGCGGCCATTTCCCACGATCTGCAGACGCCTATTACCCGCATGCGATTGCGCGTGGAGATGGCCGACCAGCCGGATCTGCGCGATAAGCTGACCCAGGACCTGGACAGCATGACGCGTCTGGTGCGGGAAGGGATCGATTACGCCCGCTCGTCCGGCGTGGCGCCTGAACCGGTGCGCAACGTGGATCTGTATAACTTTATCGATACGTTGGTGTGTGATTACGCCGATACCGGTAAAAACGTGCAGTTTACCGCAGCCAGAAGCAACGTCCCTTTTGCCACCCGTCCGCAGGCGCTGCACCGCATTCTCACCAATCTGCTGGATAACGCGCTGAAGTTTGGTGATAAGGCAGACGTGACGCTGACAATGCGTGATGACAGAGTGCAGATCGCCGTGGAGGATAACGGGCCCGGCATTCCGGAGCATGAGCTTGCGGCGGTGTTACAGCCGTTTTACCGGGTGGAGTCTTCCCGTAACCGGGAGACCGGCGGGACGGGGCTGGGGCTGGCGATCGCGGTACAGCTTGCGGGGCAGCTCAACGGGGAGTTGCAGTTAGTTAACCGGCCCGAAGGTGGCCTTTCTGCACGGATCACCTTGCCATCTGCGTGA
- a CDS encoding response regulator — METTDHILVVDDDRDIRELIVDYLVKSGYRATGAANGKEMRAVLDKQAVDMVVLDIMMPGDDGLTLCRQLRSGQHKDLPILMLTARHDDMDRILGLEMGADDYVVKPFVARELLARIKAILRRFRTLPPNLQVTEAGRIIAFGDWQLDTSARHLLDATGTIVALSGAEYRLLRVFVDHPQRVLTRDQLLNFTQGRDAELFERSIDLLVSRVRQRLNEDARTPLYIKTVRSEGYVFSMPVSILEAKE, encoded by the coding sequence GTGGAGACAACCGATCACATTCTTGTCGTGGATGATGACAGGGATATTCGCGAACTGATCGTCGATTATCTGGTGAAGTCTGGCTATCGCGCCACGGGCGCGGCCAACGGCAAAGAGATGCGCGCCGTGCTGGATAAGCAGGCGGTGGATATGGTGGTGCTGGATATCATGATGCCCGGCGACGACGGCCTGACGCTATGCCGCCAGCTGCGTAGCGGGCAGCATAAAGATCTGCCGATCCTGATGTTGACCGCACGCCACGACGATATGGATCGCATCCTCGGCCTCGAAATGGGGGCGGACGATTATGTGGTCAAACCCTTTGTGGCGCGTGAGCTTCTGGCGCGGATCAAAGCGATACTGCGCCGGTTTCGCACGCTGCCGCCGAATCTGCAGGTGACCGAGGCCGGAAGGATCATCGCCTTTGGCGACTGGCAGCTCGACACCAGCGCCCGTCATCTGCTCGACGCCACCGGCACCATTGTGGCGCTGAGCGGGGCGGAGTACCGCCTTCTGCGGGTGTTTGTCGATCATCCCCAGCGCGTGTTAACCCGCGATCAGCTGCTGAATTTCACCCAGGGGCGGGATGCGGAGCTGTTCGAACGCTCAATCGACCTGCTGGTCAGCCGGGTGCGACAGCGGTTAAATGAGGATGCGCGCACACCACTGTATATAAAAACAGTGCGTAGCGAAGGCTATGTCTTTTCGATGCCGGTCAGCATTCTTGAGGCGAAAGAATGA
- a CDS encoding alpha/beta fold hydrolase produces MMNKLAYSTLAVTLSFATVSACQAEAAGTDFSAAFKQIRQIDAGDLNIGYVDIGPKNGEPVILLHGWPYDIQSYAQVAPALAAKGYRVIVPYNRGFGTTRFLSSTTPRNGQPAAMAKDVVNLMDALNIKRAVFAGYDWGARTADIVAALWPERVKSLVSVSGYLIGNQQAGAKPLPPKAELQWWYQFYFATERGEKGYAANTHDFAKLIWTLASPGWKFSDATFNVSARALDNPDHVAVTISNYRWRLGLERGESRYDSYEQKLAAAPTISVPTITIEGDNNGAPHPEPAAYAAKFTGKYQHRTFTGNIGHNPAQEDPQDFVKAVVDADKL; encoded by the coding sequence ATGATGAACAAACTGGCTTACTCAACCCTGGCAGTGACCCTTTCTTTCGCTACCGTTTCGGCCTGTCAGGCCGAGGCGGCAGGCACCGACTTCAGCGCCGCATTTAAACAAATCCGCCAGATTGACGCGGGCGACCTCAATATTGGCTATGTCGATATCGGACCGAAAAACGGCGAACCGGTGATCCTGCTCCACGGCTGGCCGTACGATATTCAGAGCTACGCCCAGGTTGCTCCCGCGCTGGCGGCAAAAGGCTACAGAGTGATTGTTCCGTACAACCGCGGCTTCGGCACCACCCGTTTCCTGTCGTCCACCACGCCACGTAACGGGCAACCGGCGGCGATGGCAAAAGATGTGGTTAACCTGATGGATGCCCTGAACATCAAACGTGCGGTGTTTGCCGGTTACGACTGGGGTGCAAGAACGGCGGATATCGTGGCGGCGCTGTGGCCGGAACGCGTGAAATCGCTGGTTTCGGTGAGCGGGTATCTGATTGGCAATCAGCAGGCCGGGGCAAAACCGCTGCCGCCGAAGGCGGAACTGCAGTGGTGGTATCAGTTCTATTTCGCCACCGAGCGCGGTGAGAAAGGGTATGCGGCCAACACCCATGACTTTGCGAAACTGATCTGGACTCTGGCCTCACCGGGATGGAAATTCAGCGATGCAACCTTCAACGTCAGCGCCAGAGCGCTGGATAACCCGGATCACGTGGCGGTGACCATCAGCAACTATCGCTGGCGGCTGGGGCTGGAACGTGGTGAAAGCCGTTACGACAGCTACGAGCAGAAGCTGGCGGCCGCGCCAACCATCAGCGTACCGACCATCACCATCGAAGGTGACAATAACGGCGCGCCGCATCCGGAACCTGCTGCGTACGCCGCAAAATTCACCGGCAAGTATCAGCATCGCACCTTTACCGGCAATATCGGCCACAATCCGGCCCAGGAAGATCCGCAGGATTTCGTCAAAGCAGTGGTGGATGCGGATAAGTTGTAA